One window from the genome of Amycolatopsis sp. NBC_01480 encodes:
- a CDS encoding GNAT family N-acetyltransferase yields MTRLARPEDLPVLRELERAAGVLFRDVGMAKIADDEPWSIEELTPFQADGRCWVTEDAGRVVAYLIAEVVDGRGHIEQVSVRPSHAHRGLGRELIETADEWAGRLGLPALTLTTYTEVPWNAPYYTRLGFRVLPSAELGPELREIRATEISRGLDEWPRVAMIRNR; encoded by the coding sequence ATGACCCGTCTCGCGCGTCCGGAAGACCTGCCTGTGCTCCGCGAACTCGAACGGGCCGCCGGCGTGCTGTTCCGGGACGTCGGCATGGCGAAGATCGCCGACGACGAGCCGTGGTCGATCGAGGAACTCACGCCGTTCCAGGCGGACGGGCGGTGCTGGGTCACCGAGGACGCCGGGCGCGTGGTCGCGTACCTCATCGCGGAGGTGGTGGATGGGCGCGGGCACATCGAGCAGGTTTCGGTGCGGCCGAGCCACGCCCACCGCGGGCTGGGGCGCGAGCTGATCGAGACGGCGGACGAGTGGGCCGGCCGGCTCGGGCTGCCCGCGCTGACCCTCACCACGTACACCGAGGTGCCGTGGAACGCGCCCTACTACACGAGGCTCGGCTTCCGCGTCCTGCCGAGCGCGGAACTGGGCCCCGAGCTGCGGGAAATCCGCGCCACGGAGATCTCGCGCGGCCTCGACGAGTGGCCGCGCGTGGCCATGATCCGCAACCGCTGA